Proteins found in one Amycolatopsis umgeniensis genomic segment:
- a CDS encoding MFS transporter yields MMVGIPGAKELPLPHKQPGVVANVIRGCLGNLVEWYDWFVYASFSIYFAASFFPEGNLTAQLLSTAVVFAVGFLMRPLGGWLLGLYADKFGRRAALTLSVTLMSFGSLAIAVTPGYASIGILAPVILVVARLAQGLSVGGEFGSSATYLSEIATSRRRGFYSSFQYVSITVGQLAALLVMIVMQSLLTEAQMYAWGWRIPFALGAIAGLVVMYLRRSMMESEHFQLSRASGSSPRGGLRILLRSHFRQVLAVLGLAIGGTVAFYTFTSYLQKYMVNTAGIPKPTASLIGFAALFLFVFMQPVAGALSDRWGRRPVMFGFSIGGMLLTVPIMTLVGKTSDPWMAFLLMITALIFLSGYTALSAIIKAEMFPTNVRALGVGLPHALATAIFGGLSEPIALALKQAGHESVFFWWVTGCIALTFVATLVVREPSRGSSLEVSALPARDSLVR; encoded by the coding sequence ATGATGGTCGGCATTCCCGGAGCGAAGGAGCTTCCCTTGCCGCACAAGCAACCCGGCGTCGTCGCGAACGTGATCCGAGGCTGCCTCGGAAACCTGGTCGAGTGGTACGACTGGTTCGTCTACGCCTCGTTCAGTATTTATTTCGCGGCCAGTTTCTTCCCCGAGGGAAATCTGACGGCCCAACTGCTCTCCACGGCCGTCGTGTTCGCTGTCGGCTTCCTGATGCGTCCGCTCGGCGGCTGGCTTCTGGGCCTGTACGCGGACAAGTTCGGCCGCCGGGCGGCGCTGACCCTGTCGGTAACGCTGATGAGCTTCGGCTCGCTGGCCATCGCCGTCACACCCGGCTACGCGTCGATCGGCATCCTCGCGCCCGTGATCCTCGTGGTCGCCAGGCTCGCGCAAGGCCTCTCTGTCGGCGGTGAGTTCGGTTCGAGCGCGACCTACCTGTCCGAAATCGCCACTTCGCGGCGACGTGGGTTCTACTCGAGCTTCCAGTACGTCTCGATCACCGTCGGCCAGCTCGCGGCCCTGCTGGTGATGATCGTGATGCAGTCGCTGCTGACCGAAGCGCAGATGTACGCGTGGGGCTGGCGGATCCCGTTCGCGCTCGGCGCGATCGCCGGGCTCGTCGTGATGTACCTCCGCCGCAGCATGATGGAGTCGGAACACTTCCAGCTCTCTCGTGCGTCTGGTTCGAGCCCCCGCGGCGGGCTCCGGATCCTGCTTCGCTCGCACTTCCGCCAGGTCCTCGCGGTGCTCGGTCTCGCGATCGGCGGCACGGTGGCGTTCTACACCTTCACCAGCTACCTGCAGAAGTACATGGTGAACACCGCGGGCATCCCCAAACCGACCGCCTCGCTCATCGGTTTCGCGGCCCTGTTCCTGTTCGTCTTCATGCAGCCCGTCGCCGGCGCCCTCTCCGACCGCTGGGGCCGCCGCCCGGTCATGTTCGGCTTCTCCATCGGCGGCATGCTCCTGACCGTCCCGATCATGACCCTCGTCGGCAAGACGTCAGATCCGTGGATGGCATTTCTGCTCATGATCACGGCACTGATCTTCCTCAGCGGCTACACGGCTTTGTCGGCGATCATCAAGGCGGAAATGTTCCCCACCAACGTCCGCGCCCTCGGCGTCGGACTTCCGCACGCCCTGGCGACCGCGATCTTCGGCGGGCTGTCGGAGCCGATCGCTCTGGCGTTGAAGCAGGCCGGACACGAGAGCGTGTTCTTTTGGTGGGTCACCGGATGTATCGCGCTGACGTTCGTGGCGACTCTGGTGGTGCGGGAACCTTCGCGTGGTTCCTCTCTGGAGGTTTCAGCTTTGCCAGCCCGGGATTCTCTTGTCAGGTGA